A stretch of Flavobacterium sp. N2270 DNA encodes these proteins:
- a CDS encoding protein adenylyltransferase SelO codes for MMKLNIQNTFINELPADENIENSIRQVDNACFSFVNPTKTKAPQLLHVVKEVADEIGLTEKDIQSEDFLNIFTGNEIYPETKPFAMAYAGHQFGNWAVQLGDGRAIALFEVMYNSKQWMLQLKGAGKTPYSRRGDGLAVLRSSIREHLCSEAMFYLGVPTTRSLSLALTGDDVLRDVMYNGNAAYEKGAVVCRMAPSFIRFGNFELFAAKNDVKNLQILADYTIKHHFPEIKAEGKEKYIAFFKTITNTTKEMILHWQRVGFVHGVMNTDNMSVHGITIDYGPYGWLEDYNPNWTPNTTDAENRRYRFGNQPNIALWNLLQLANALYPLIEDVKPLEIILEAYSNEFQEDFYKMMSTKLGFENLKENDASIIDQLLAVLKETETDMTIFYRNLSTISKTDSPEQALEKINTAFYKIEEVKERVEETWLYWFTQYLNRLQEEEISDEQRKVKMNLVNPKYVLRNYMAQLAIDAADKEDYSLIDELYTLLQNPYDEQPKMEKWFAKRPDWARVKIGCSMLSCSS; via the coding sequence ATCATGAAATTAAACATCCAAAATACATTTATAAATGAATTACCTGCCGATGAAAATATAGAGAATTCAATTCGCCAAGTAGACAATGCTTGTTTTTCATTTGTAAATCCTACCAAAACAAAAGCACCTCAACTACTTCATGTCGTTAAAGAAGTGGCTGATGAAATTGGGTTAACCGAAAAAGACATTCAATCAGAAGATTTTTTGAATATTTTTACTGGAAATGAAATTTATCCTGAAACAAAACCGTTTGCTATGGCTTATGCCGGACATCAATTTGGAAATTGGGCGGTACAATTAGGCGATGGGAGAGCCATTGCACTTTTTGAAGTAATGTACAATTCAAAACAGTGGATGTTGCAATTAAAAGGTGCTGGGAAAACACCTTATTCTCGTCGTGGCGATGGATTAGCGGTTCTTCGTTCTTCGATTAGAGAACATTTATGTAGTGAAGCCATGTTTTATTTGGGCGTACCCACTACTCGATCGCTTTCTTTAGCTTTAACTGGCGATGATGTTTTGCGTGATGTTATGTATAATGGAAATGCTGCTTATGAAAAAGGAGCTGTTGTTTGTAGAATGGCACCGAGTTTTATCCGTTTTGGAAACTTTGAATTATTTGCTGCTAAAAATGATGTGAAAAACCTTCAAATTTTAGCCGATTATACCATAAAACATCATTTTCCAGAAATTAAAGCAGAAGGAAAAGAAAAATACATTGCATTTTTTAAAACCATTACCAACACTACCAAAGAAATGATTCTGCATTGGCAACGTGTTGGTTTTGTGCATGGCGTTATGAATACCGATAACATGTCGGTTCATGGAATAACAATTGATTACGGACCTTACGGTTGGCTGGAAGATTATAACCCAAATTGGACTCCTAATACTACCGATGCAGAAAATCGTCGTTATCGTTTTGGGAACCAACCCAATATTGCGCTTTGGAATTTACTACAATTAGCCAATGCATTATATCCGTTGATTGAAGATGTAAAACCGTTGGAAATCATTTTGGAAGCGTATTCTAATGAATTTCAAGAGGATTTTTATAAAATGATGAGTACTAAATTAGGCTTTGAAAACCTAAAAGAAAACGACGCATCTATAATTGATCAATTACTGGCTGTTTTAAAAGAAACAGAAACCGATATGACTATTTTCTACCGAAATTTAAGTACGATTTCAAAAACAGATTCACCTGAGCAAGCTTTAGAAAAAATTAATACTGCTTTTTATAAAATTGAAGAAGTAAAAGAACGTGTAGAAGAAACCTGGTTGTATTGGTTTACCCAATATTTAAATCGTTTGCAAGAAGAAGAAATTTCAGATGAACAACGAAAAGTAAAAATGAATTTGGTGAACCCAAAGTATGTATTGCGTAATTACATGGCGCAATTGGCTATTGATGCCGCCGATAAAGAAGATTACAGTTTAATTGATGAATTATATACTTTATTGCAAAATCCTTATGATGAACAACCCAAAATGGAAAAATGGTTTGCCAAAAGACCTGATTGGGCGAGAGTAAAAATTGGGTGTTCGATGTTGAGTTGTAGTTCTTAA
- the glmM gene encoding phosphoglucosamine mutase translates to MTLIKSISGIRGTIGGKVGDNLTPVDAVKFASAYGTFLKQNSNKEKLTVVIGRDARISGPMIHNLVQNTLVGLGINVIDLGLSTTPTVEIAVPLEKADGGIILTASHNPKQWNALKLLNAKGEFLNGDDGAKILEIAEAEAFDFSDVDSLGEVTENNAYMDIHIDEVLNLPLVDADTVAKRKFKVVVDGVNSSGGIIIPKLLEQMGVEVVELYCTPNGHFPHNPEPLKEHLGDICKLVVEEKADFGIVVDPDVDRLAFISNDGEMFGEEYTLVACADYVLSKTPGNTVSNMSSSRALRDITEKHGGKYQASAVGEVNVVTLMKETNAIIGGEGNGGIIYPESHYGRDSLVGVALFLTHLASLDITVAQLRASYPQYFMSKNKIELTPQIDVDAILKVMTEKYGNEDITTIDGVKIDFPTEWVHLRKSNTEPIIRIYTEAPTQQEADVLAERFVSEIKAIAGI, encoded by the coding sequence ATGACATTAATAAAATCAATATCAGGAATTCGTGGAACTATAGGTGGAAAAGTAGGGGATAACCTTACGCCAGTGGATGCAGTTAAATTTGCTTCGGCTTATGGAACGTTCTTGAAACAAAATTCTAACAAAGAAAAACTAACAGTTGTAATTGGTCGTGATGCGCGTATTTCGGGACCAATGATTCATAATTTAGTTCAAAATACATTAGTTGGTTTAGGAATAAATGTAATCGATTTAGGTTTGTCAACTACACCAACGGTTGAAATTGCGGTTCCTTTAGAAAAAGCTGATGGTGGAATTATTCTTACCGCTTCGCACAATCCAAAACAATGGAATGCGTTAAAGTTATTGAATGCCAAAGGTGAATTTTTAAATGGAGACGATGGTGCTAAGATTTTAGAAATTGCCGAAGCAGAAGCGTTTGACTTTTCAGATGTTGATTCTTTAGGTGAAGTTACCGAAAACAATGCGTACATGGATATTCATATCGATGAGGTTTTAAATTTACCCTTGGTTGATGCTGATACGGTTGCAAAACGTAAGTTTAAAGTAGTTGTGGATGGTGTAAATTCTTCGGGAGGAATTATTATTCCAAAGTTATTGGAACAAATGGGCGTTGAGGTTGTAGAATTGTATTGTACGCCAAACGGACATTTTCCGCACAATCCAGAGCCTTTAAAAGAACATTTAGGCGATATTTGTAAGTTGGTTGTAGAAGAAAAAGCCGATTTTGGAATTGTTGTTGATCCAGATGTGGATAGATTGGCTTTTATTTCTAACGATGGCGAAATGTTTGGCGAAGAATATACGTTGGTGGCTTGTGCCGATTATGTATTGAGTAAAACGCCCGGGAATACGGTTTCTAACATGTCTTCTTCTCGTGCTTTACGCGATATTACTGAAAAACACGGTGGTAAATACCAAGCCAGCGCTGTAGGTGAAGTAAATGTGGTTACCTTAATGAAAGAAACCAATGCAATTATTGGAGGCGAAGGAAACGGCGGAATTATTTATCCAGAAAGTCATTACGGAAGAGATAGTTTAGTGGGAGTTGCTTTGTTTTTAACGCATTTGGCTAGTTTAGACATAACAGTTGCCCAATTAAGAGCAAGTTACCCGCAATATTTCATGAGTAAAAATAAAATTGAATTAACGCCTCAAATTGATGTGGATGCTATTTTAAAAGTTATGACGGAGAAATACGGAAACGAAGATATTACTACTATTGACGGTGTGAAAATTGATTTCCCAACAGAATGGGTGCATTTACGCAAATCCAATACTGAACCAATTATTCGTATTTATACAGAAGCACCAACCCAACAAGAAGCTGATGTTTTAGCGGAACGTTTTGTAAGTGAAATCAAGGCTATTGCAGGTATATAA
- a CDS encoding ACP phosphodiesterase, which yields MNFLAHIFLSGNNDLIKIGNFMADGIRGNDYLEYPEEIQKGIILHRAIDTFTDAHSIWRQSKHRLHERYGHYSGVIIDILYDHFLAKNWNTYSNENLEDYVNRFYQSLKDNYEILSPKTKKLMPYMIESNWLVCYASIAGIERILFQMDYRTKHRAHMHNAVQELQEFYTEFEEEFTLFFEDLIEMVEDFNTKH from the coding sequence ATGAACTTCCTCGCCCATATTTTTCTTTCTGGTAATAACGATTTAATTAAGATTGGAAACTTCATGGCCGATGGTATTCGTGGAAATGATTATTTAGAGTATCCTGAAGAAATTCAAAAAGGAATTATTTTACATAGAGCCATTGATACTTTTACAGATGCTCATTCTATTTGGCGACAAAGTAAGCATAGATTACATGAACGATACGGACATTATTCGGGGGTGATTATCGATATCTTGTACGATCATTTTTTAGCTAAAAATTGGAATACTTATTCTAATGAAAATTTAGAAGATTATGTAAATCGTTTTTATCAATCACTAAAAGATAACTATGAAATTTTAAGTCCGAAAACAAAAAAACTAATGCCTTACATGATTGAAAGTAATTGGTTAGTTTGTTATGCTTCTATAGCAGGAATTGAACGAATTCTTTTTCAAATGGATTATAGAACCAAACACAGAGCACATATGCATAATGCTGTGCAAGAATTACAAGAATTTTACACTGAATTTGAAGAAGAGTTTACTTTATTTTTTGAAGATTTAATTGAAATGGTTGAAGATTTTAATACTAAACATTAG
- a CDS encoding chloride channel protein, with protein sequence MPEKKGSTFFRFITKLFKRLERFIFVLKTMLTPRQFIYLSCILVGISSALAVIFLKTFAHWVYTSAQYLDGYLHLPYSNSLIPVIGIVLTVFVVAKFLDGSIQKGTSHIMYAVAKNGGILPKKQMYSQILTSSLTVGLGGSAGLESPITITGAAFGSNYAQNYRLNYKDRSLLLACGVSSGIAAAFNAPIAGVLFAIEVVLAEISITAFIPIMISAATGALISTILLNEDILLSFKNVKEFDYHNIHFYIVLGLLSGLVSIYYARIFRKLEHFFSNSKLGTYRKALFGASLLAILIFLFPTLFGEGYLSIKTIANNHPEKILENTLLANFKDSKWVLLLFVGITMLAKVFATGLTIGSGGNGGNFAPSLFVGSYLGFVLAYFVNLTGLSKLPVTNFTLVGMAGILSGLFHAPLTAIFLIAEITSGYELMVPLMIVSSVSYALSKRFEPYSFDIKHLADKGEVFTNNKDKNILTTLELSKLVQRDYKSVSNSNNLVELVEVIKTSDEGVFPVLNDKSELEGILYLDNIRNYIFTPFKIKYTTIAEIMEQPKEIVFYDETMETVMIKFEKSGLPFLPVLQKGKLIGIISKQFVLEKYREKLKEMIIE encoded by the coding sequence ATGCCAGAAAAAAAAGGGAGCACTTTTTTTCGATTTATAACAAAACTATTCAAACGTTTAGAGCGATTTATTTTTGTATTAAAAACCATGTTGACACCTAGGCAATTTATTTATTTATCTTGCATTTTGGTTGGAATTTCTTCTGCTTTAGCAGTGATTTTCTTAAAAACATTTGCGCATTGGGTTTATACATCAGCACAATATTTAGATGGTTATTTACATTTACCCTATAGCAATAGTTTAATACCTGTTATTGGAATTGTTCTAACTGTTTTTGTAGTAGCAAAATTTTTAGACGGAAGCATTCAAAAAGGAACTTCTCACATTATGTACGCCGTTGCTAAAAACGGAGGAATACTTCCTAAAAAGCAAATGTATTCTCAAATTTTAACCAGTTCGCTTACGGTTGGACTTGGTGGAAGTGCAGGTTTAGAATCTCCAATTACAATAACTGGTGCTGCATTTGGAAGTAATTATGCTCAAAATTACCGCTTAAATTATAAAGACAGAAGTCTTTTATTAGCTTGTGGAGTTTCATCTGGCATTGCAGCTGCTTTTAATGCACCTATTGCTGGTGTGCTTTTCGCCATTGAAGTTGTTTTAGCGGAAATAAGTATAACCGCCTTTATTCCTATCATGATTAGTGCTGCAACTGGCGCTTTAATTTCAACTATTTTATTAAATGAAGACATATTACTTTCATTTAAAAATGTAAAAGAATTCGATTATCATAATATCCATTTTTATATTGTTTTAGGGCTACTTTCAGGATTAGTATCCATTTATTACGCAAGAATATTTAGAAAATTAGAACATTTTTTTAGTAATAGCAAATTAGGAACTTACCGAAAAGCTTTATTTGGAGCCAGTTTACTGGCCATTTTAATATTTCTTTTCCCAACATTATTTGGTGAAGGATATCTTAGTATAAAAACTATAGCCAATAATCATCCTGAAAAAATATTAGAAAACACACTTCTTGCAAATTTTAAAGACTCTAAATGGGTTCTTTTATTGTTTGTAGGAATTACAATGCTTGCCAAAGTTTTTGCAACCGGACTAACCATAGGTTCTGGTGGAAACGGAGGAAATTTCGCTCCTTCTCTATTTGTAGGTTCTTATTTAGGCTTTGTTTTAGCTTACTTTGTAAACCTAACTGGACTTTCAAAACTTCCTGTAACTAATTTTACTTTAGTAGGAATGGCAGGAATTTTAAGTGGATTATTTCACGCACCGCTAACAGCTATTTTTCTTATTGCAGAAATTACAAGTGGTTATGAGTTAATGGTTCCGTTAATGATTGTTTCCTCTGTAAGTTATGCGCTATCAAAACGTTTTGAACCTTATTCATTTGACATTAAGCATTTAGCCGATAAAGGAGAAGTTTTTACCAACAATAAAGATAAAAATATATTAACCACTTTAGAACTTTCTAAATTAGTACAAAGAGACTACAAGTCTGTTTCTAATTCAAATAATTTAGTGGAATTAGTGGAAGTGATTAAAACATCAGACGAAGGTGTTTTTCCTGTACTTAATGACAAAAGTGAATTAGAAGGAATTCTTTATTTGGATAATATTCGTAATTATATTTTTACTCCTTTTAAGATAAAATATACTACTATTGCTGAAATAATGGAACAACCTAAAGAAATTGTTTTTTATGATGAAACCATGGAAACAGTAATGATTAAGTTCGAAAAAAGCGGTTTACCTTTTCTTCCTGTGCTTCAAAAAGGAAAACTAATAGGAATCATTTCTAAACAATTTGTTTTAGAAAAATACCGTGAAAAACTAAAAGAAATGATAATTGAATAA
- a CDS encoding acyl-CoA thioesterase encodes MQPINTKDFKFSMPLNIRWNDLDPLNHVNNVYYFEYFQIGRGYYMPTACPKWDWTKNMFVIAHIECDYFKELQITAIQPTIKIRTSALGSKSFDIEYLITSLDKDNNEIIHAKGMSTQVLIDISIKKSIEITDWLRQSILSYEPALKA; translated from the coding sequence ATGCAACCTATAAATACTAAAGATTTTAAATTTTCAATGCCGTTAAACATTCGTTGGAATGACCTTGACCCATTAAATCATGTAAACAACGTATACTATTTTGAATATTTTCAAATAGGTCGTGGGTATTATATGCCAACCGCTTGCCCAAAGTGGGATTGGACAAAAAACATGTTTGTAATTGCACATATAGAATGTGATTATTTTAAAGAATTACAGATTACTGCTATTCAACCAACTATTAAAATAAGAACTTCTGCATTAGGTTCTAAAAGTTTTGATATTGAGTATTTAATTACAAGTTTAGATAAAGATAATAACGAAATTATTCACGCTAAAGGAATGAGTACTCAAGTTTTAATTGATATTTCAATAAAAAAATCTATTGAAATTACCGATTGGTTACGCCAATCAATTCTAAGCTATGAACCAGCATTGAAAGCTTAA
- the uvrA gene encoding excinuclease ABC subunit UvrA translates to MLNTDDTIEIIGARVHNLKNIDVTIPREKLVVITGLSGSGKSSLAFDTIYAEGQRRYIETFSAYARQFLGGLERPDVDKIDGLSPVIAIEQKTTSKSPRSTVGTITEIYDFLRLLYARAGEAFSYNSGEKMVSYSDEQIKELILENFNGKRINILAPAVRSRKGHYRELFEQIAKQGFLKVRIDGVITDLTYGMKVDRYKTHDIEIVIDRMAIDMSEDTDKRLNESIKTAMYHGDDVMMIIEQETQEVRFFSRNLMCPTSGISYPNPEPNNFSFNSPKGACSNCNGLGTVNEINLQKIIPNGKLSIKNGGFAPLGEAKNTWIFKQLELIAHKYEFKLTDPVETIPQEAMNIILYGGNEKFSVVSKVMGITKDYKIDFEGISNFIKNQYDESGSASIKRWAKEFMDEYTCSECNGSRLRKEALYFKLDDKNIGDLAHMDISELSMWIKSLPKNLSEKQNAIAVEVIKEIETRLQFLLDVGLDYLSLNRSSKSLSGGEAQRIRLATQIGSQLVGVLYILDEPSIGLHQRDNERLIKSLENLRDIGNSVIVVEHDKDMIERADYVIDIGPKAGRFGGKIISEGTPKEMLLGNTITAQYMNGKMKIEVPKERRVGNGKTLKLSGATGNNLKNVTVEFPLGQLICVTGVSGSGKSTLINETLYPILNAHFFNAVKKPQPYKKIEGLEHIDKVIAIDQSPIGRTPRSNPATYTDVFSEIRKLYTMTPEAMIRGYKPGRFSFNVKGGRCETCEGSGVRTIEMSFLPDVYVECETCQGKRFNRETLEIRYKGKSISDVLNMTMDEGVDFFENIPKIHRKLKTIQDVGLGYITLGQQSTTLSGGEAQRIKLASELSKKDTGNTFYILDEPTTGLHFEDIRVLMDVINILVDRGNTVLIIEHNLDVVKLADYIIDIGYEGGKGGGQLVAKGTPEEIIKNKKSYTAQFLKKELS, encoded by the coding sequence ATGTTAAATACAGACGATACAATAGAAATTATTGGCGCTCGCGTTCATAATTTAAAAAATATAGATGTTACCATTCCAAGAGAAAAACTAGTTGTTATTACTGGTTTATCTGGTTCTGGAAAATCTTCACTTGCTTTTGATACTATCTATGCCGAAGGTCAACGTCGTTATATAGAAACTTTTTCTGCTTATGCACGTCAGTTTTTAGGCGGTTTAGAACGACCAGATGTTGATAAAATTGATGGACTTTCTCCTGTTATTGCCATTGAGCAAAAAACAACGAGTAAAAGTCCGCGTTCTACTGTGGGTACCATTACAGAAATTTACGATTTCTTGCGTTTATTATATGCTAGAGCTGGTGAAGCTTTCAGTTATAATTCTGGCGAAAAAATGGTTTCCTATTCTGATGAACAAATCAAAGAGTTAATACTCGAAAACTTCAACGGAAAACGCATTAACATTTTAGCTCCAGCGGTTCGTTCTAGAAAAGGACACTACCGTGAATTATTTGAGCAAATTGCAAAACAAGGTTTTCTAAAAGTTAGAATAGACGGAGTTATAACTGATTTGACTTACGGAATGAAGGTAGATCGTTACAAAACGCACGATATAGAAATTGTTATTGATAGAATGGCAATTGATATGAGCGAAGATACAGATAAACGTTTAAATGAAAGCATTAAAACGGCAATGTATCATGGTGATGATGTAATGATGATTATAGAACAAGAAACGCAAGAAGTTCGTTTTTTTAGTCGAAATTTAATGTGTCCAACTTCTGGAATTTCCTATCCAAATCCAGAACCAAATAATTTCTCATTCAATTCTCCAAAAGGGGCTTGTAGTAATTGTAACGGTCTTGGAACGGTTAATGAAATTAATCTACAAAAGATTATTCCTAACGGAAAATTATCCATAAAAAATGGTGGTTTTGCTCCATTAGGCGAAGCTAAAAACACATGGATTTTTAAACAATTGGAACTCATAGCTCATAAATATGAGTTTAAATTAACCGACCCTGTTGAAACCATTCCTCAAGAAGCAATGAACATCATTTTATATGGTGGAAATGAAAAGTTTTCTGTAGTTTCAAAAGTGATGGGAATTACAAAAGATTATAAAATAGATTTTGAAGGAATTTCTAACTTCATCAAAAATCAGTATGACGAAAGTGGTTCTGCATCTATAAAAAGATGGGCAAAAGAATTCATGGACGAATATACCTGTAGTGAATGTAACGGCTCTCGATTACGAAAAGAAGCATTATATTTTAAACTTGATGATAAAAATATTGGTGATTTAGCACATATGGATATTTCTGAATTATCGATGTGGATTAAAAGTTTACCAAAAAATCTTTCAGAAAAACAAAATGCAATTGCAGTTGAAGTGATCAAAGAAATTGAAACTCGCTTGCAATTTCTATTAGATGTAGGTTTAGATTATTTATCATTAAACAGAAGTTCTAAATCGCTTTCTGGTGGTGAAGCACAACGTATTCGTTTAGCAACACAAATTGGGTCGCAATTAGTTGGTGTTTTATACATATTGGATGAACCGAGTATTGGTTTACACCAAAGAGACAACGAAAGATTAATAAAATCGTTAGAAAACTTACGTGATATAGGAAATTCAGTTATTGTTGTAGAACATGACAAAGACATGATTGAACGTGCCGATTATGTAATTGATATTGGACCAAAAGCAGGTCGTTTTGGAGGAAAAATAATTAGCGAAGGAACACCAAAAGAAATGTTACTGGGTAATACCATTACTGCACAATACATGAACGGTAAAATGAAAATTGAAGTTCCTAAAGAACGTAGAGTTGGTAATGGAAAAACCTTAAAACTTTCAGGAGCAACTGGTAATAACTTAAAAAACGTTACAGTTGAATTTCCTTTAGGACAACTAATTTGTGTTACTGGAGTTTCAGGAAGTGGAAAATCTACTTTAATTAACGAAACCCTATATCCTATTTTAAATGCACATTTTTTCAATGCAGTAAAAAAACCACAACCTTATAAGAAAATTGAAGGTTTAGAGCATATTGATAAAGTAATTGCAATTGACCAAAGTCCGATTGGAAGAACACCACGTAGTAATCCTGCAACGTATACCGATGTTTTTTCTGAAATAAGAAAACTATATACCATGACGCCAGAAGCGATGATTCGCGGGTATAAACCGGGTCGTTTTAGTTTTAATGTAAAAGGTGGCCGTTGCGAAACTTGCGAAGGTTCTGGAGTTCGTACAATTGAAATGAGTTTCTTACCAGATGTTTATGTAGAATGTGAAACTTGTCAAGGAAAACGTTTTAACAGAGAAACATTAGAAATTAGATACAAAGGAAAATCAATTTCTGATGTATTGAATATGACTATGGATGAAGGTGTTGATTTCTTTGAAAATATTCCTAAAATTCACCGTAAGCTAAAAACCATACAAGATGTAGGTTTAGGTTACATAACGCTTGGACAACAAAGTACAACCCTTTCTGGTGGTGAAGCACAACGTATAAAGTTAGCATCTGAACTTTCTAAAAAAGATACTGGAAACACATTTTATATTTTAGATGAACCGACAACTGGACTACATTTTGAAGACATACGTGTATTAATGGATGTTATAAACATACTTGTTGATAGAGGAAATACAGTATTAATAATAGAACATAATTTAGATGTTGTTAAACTTGCCGATTATATTATTGATATTGGTTATGAAGGTGGTAAAGGCGGTGGGCAATTAGTAGCTAAAGGAACACCCGAAGAAATTATAAAAAATAAAAAAAGCTATACTGCTCAATTTTTGAAAAAAGAATTATCTTAG
- a CDS encoding TIGR00730 family Rossman fold protein: MALEQYENDDHRIQEKFKQKTWNEIRTNDSWAIFKIMSEFVNGYEAMGKIGPCVSIFGSARTKPDEETYLLAEKIAYKISKGGYGVITGGGPGIMEAGNKGAHFGGGTSVGLNIELPFEQHFNPYIDRDKNLNFDYFFVRKVMFVKYSQGFVVMPGGFGTLDEMFEAITLIQTKKIAKFPIILVGTSFWSGLIDWVKAVLVEKYKTVSPGDLDLFTIVDNEDQVLEALDNFYKKYNLSPNF; this comes from the coding sequence ATGGCTTTAGAGCAATACGAAAACGACGATCACAGAATACAAGAAAAGTTTAAACAAAAAACTTGGAACGAAATACGTACAAATGATTCATGGGCGATTTTTAAAATCATGTCAGAATTTGTTAACGGATATGAAGCAATGGGTAAAATTGGCCCGTGTGTTTCTATATTTGGTTCAGCAAGAACAAAACCAGACGAAGAAACGTATTTATTAGCAGAAAAAATTGCTTATAAAATTAGTAAAGGTGGTTATGGAGTAATTACTGGCGGTGGTCCTGGAATAATGGAAGCGGGTAACAAAGGTGCTCATTTTGGTGGAGGAACTTCTGTAGGTTTAAACATTGAATTACCATTTGAACAACACTTTAACCCTTATATTGATAGAGATAAAAACTTAAACTTTGACTACTTTTTCGTAAGAAAAGTAATGTTTGTAAAATATTCTCAAGGTTTTGTTGTAATGCCAGGTGGTTTTGGAACATTAGATGAAATGTTTGAAGCAATTACATTAATACAAACTAAGAAAATTGCAAAATTCCCTATTATTTTAGTAGGAACTAGCTTCTGGTCTGGATTAATTGATTGGGTAAAAGCAGTTTTAGTTGAAAAATACAAAACAGTAAGCCCTGGAGATTTAGACTTATTTACAATAGTAGATAATGAAGACCAAGTGCTTGAAGCGTTAGATAATTTCTATAAAAAATATAATTTATCTCCTAATTTCTAA
- a CDS encoding cation:proton antiporter: MNFVIIITICTLLLLAYIFTISSSKTKIPSVILLLILGWFVKQASDVFHIVIPDLNPLLPILGSVGLVLIVLEGSLELKLNKEKLPFVNKTFITAIVPLIITAFIIAFAFSYILEVSFKDGLINAIPLCIISSAIAISSVGHLNSFNKEFAIYESSLSDIIGVLFFNFIVLNAVIDFNSVMHFGLQILIMIGISFIATAFLAFLLSKIDHHVKFAPIALLIILIFAVSEVYHLPALIFIMFFGLIMENFDELDKFEWIHKLKPKALDKEVQKFKELITEAAFLIRSLFFLLFGFLMKTEDVLNPETFGIALGIIVLIYLIRAMQLAFFKVKLMPLLFIAPRGLITILLFLSIPEANRIPFVSKALIIQVIVLSALFMMVGLIFNKQEKEVVDKKNDDTLSVDLDVPL, encoded by the coding sequence ATGAATTTTGTTATTATAATTACTATTTGTACGTTGTTGCTTTTAGCATACATTTTTACAATTTCATCATCTAAAACAAAAATTCCGTCAGTAATTTTACTTCTAATTTTGGGTTGGTTTGTAAAACAGGCTTCTGATGTTTTTCATATTGTTATTCCAGATTTAAACCCTTTATTGCCTATTTTAGGTTCGGTTGGTTTAGTACTTATCGTTTTAGAAGGTTCGTTAGAGTTAAAGTTAAATAAAGAAAAACTTCCATTCGTAAATAAAACATTTATAACAGCAATTGTTCCTTTGATAATTACTGCATTTATTATTGCTTTTGCTTTTAGTTATATTTTAGAAGTTAGTTTTAAAGACGGATTAATAAATGCAATACCATTATGTATTATAAGTAGTGCAATAGCAATATCAAGTGTTGGTCATTTAAACTCATTTAATAAAGAATTTGCCATATATGAAAGTAGTTTATCTGATATTATAGGTGTTTTATTCTTTAATTTTATTGTTTTAAATGCAGTAATTGATTTTAATTCGGTTATGCATTTTGGATTACAAATCTTAATAATGATAGGAATATCTTTTATAGCAACAGCATTTTTGGCTTTTTTATTAAGTAAAATTGATCACCATGTAAAATTTGCACCTATAGCTTTATTAATTATTTTAATTTTTGCTGTTTCTGAAGTTTATCATTTACCAGCTTTAATTTTTATTATGTTTTTTGGTTTAATAATGGAAAACTTTGATGAATTAGATAAATTTGAATGGATTCATAAATTAAAACCTAAGGCTTTAGATAAAGAGGTGCAAAAGTTTAAAGAATTAATTACTGAAGCGGCTTTTTTAATACGTTCTCTTTTCTTTTTGTTATTTGGCTTTTTAATGAAAACTGAAGATGTTTTAAACCCAGAAACATTCGGAATAGCATTAGGTATTATTGTATTGATTTATTTAATTAGAGCAATGCAATTAGCATTCTTTAAAGTAAAATTAATGCCATTATTATTTATTGCACCAAGAGGATTAATAACGATATTACTGTTTTTAAGTATTCCTGAAGCCAATAGAATTCCTTTTGTAAGTAAGGCGTTGATTATTCAAGTAATTGTCTTGTCGGCTTTGTTTATGATGGTTGGGTTGATTTTTAATAAACAAGAAAAGGAAGTTGTTGATAAGAAAAATGACGATACACTTTCTGTGGACTTAGACGTACCGCTTTAA